Genomic segment of Passer domesticus isolate bPasDom1 chromosome 4, bPasDom1.hap1, whole genome shotgun sequence:
TCTGAAATACACTGTTTTGTTTAACCTGTAGCTTGTACATTTGTCCTGGCCACATACCCTGTGAAAGAACATCTCAGTGCCTGCTGCAGTGTGCTCCAGCTTCCTTTAGTGTCACAGATTGTACTGGTTTCTGTGGAAATTCGGGTTGGACTGCACAGCTTGTGTTTTTCAGCCAGAACATCAGTGAATCTGAATCTCCAACAGACCTCTGTGTATTGTTGGGAAAAAACATTCCCTCTCTATCCATTTTTGTATGACTGGAAGGCACTGTAGGTTCACTTGAACTACATCACTCAGAGCTTCTCCGCTGGTGTAAAAGTGCAAATGTACGTCCTGCAATTCATTCCTTCTTACTCAGCAGAATGATTCTATTAAGCTTATTATGATAGACAAGAAAGTCTCTAATAGGAGCTGTAAATTTCCTGGGTCCTTTGAgttggttttattgtttaatttaATAACTTATCAATGATGACTTAGCCGCAGTCCTGGGAAAGTTTGCTCTGCAGGTGAGCTCTGTGTTCTCACAACACCAGCAGGCATTGAGCAGAGCCTTGTGCTTGGTGTTCCTTGTGGATTGCAGGGCATGAATGGGAACAGGGAAATGCTGTGCTGGAGGGGCCAGAATATCTGGGAAAATGGGCCTTTTTAGCCCTTGGTTAACGAGCTCTTTCACAACAATCTGCTACTTTTTTTGGGCTACAGATGTCTTAATTATTTGATTTTCATGGATGGTATCTTGAGGTTCAGTTACGCTGAAAACAAGTATTGGGAGTAGATGTGAAATGATGGAGTCTGCACTGTTGCTGTTGGTGACCAAAGGCTGTAAAAGATGCAGATCATTGGTGTCAAGTGATACATTTCTCTTATAACCAATTTATTTGCAGTGAGCTAAACCTAAAATTGTCGCTTCTGCTGATGATCATGTGGTCAAAATGGGTTTGATCAGTAAGGCTGTGTTGTATCTTGGCATCTCCAGTTCAGTGTAACCCTGTGGCAAATACTCACTGCATTAATAAAGCTGTAAAATAACACTGAAACCTGAAAAACTCACAGTACTGTTCTGGCTCTGTTTATTCACGTGTTTttggagttggagaggaaaacCCAGTGAAGCCGATTTTCCTTTTGGAGCTTTCAGTATTGCAGCTCTTTTCAAACTCTGCAGGAATaccttgggtttgttttgggttgttttttgttttgggtttttgtttttttttcttttcttttcacaaGCTATACAAATTTTTACAGGACTTGGAAACCTTTACCAGAAGTTCATTTTTACAAAATTTGAACTTCTGGCCTGGTGTGATGCTGTAGGATTTCATGTGTGTTTTTGTCCAGAGAAAGTCACAAAGCATAATAAGTCAGTACTGTagtaattaatattaattttcagCTTTTCCACAGCTGGTTCTTGTTAAGTGTGTGGTGAAAGCTGTGTGCTTGGCACATCTCAAAAGTCCATTTCCCAcagtccctgcccagagcactTTTCCACGTTCTTGCTTCCCCAGAGGCTAAGGAGTTACACCAAAGTGTTTGGAGCTGTTCACAAGTCTGATTTTGGCCTCATAACTTAGGAGCACTGTATTTTGGATACTTGATTCTGAGATGAAATTTTGCCTGACTTTTAACTTTTACCCTAAAAAAGGGTTTGCAATTATCCCAACAGTTTTATGTTCCTTGTATTCCTGGTGCTTGAGTTTCACTTGGTTTCTGCAGTGCtgtcttttttcccttcaacaaaaagccaaaaaagcAACAACCTCTCTCTGAATCCGAAGAGATGCTGCTTCTCCAAAATTTACAATCACTTCAGGTATTTATTCTGATGGCTGAAAAGCTCAAGGTATTTAAAACTGCATCTCCAAATGGAATAAAGTACCTGCTGAACCAAAGCAGGTGGGTGAAGGAAGCTCTTGTCTGAGATGTTGTGTACAACAGGCAAAGGCAGGCAAAAGGGGAAGCTTTCATGTGTTCATCCAGACTGCTGGGTTTGATTTATGGCTACAGAAATCAGTTAAGGCTTTGTGTTAATAATCCACAGGTAGTAGCTAAAAGCTGTGTGACAGGACCTTACAGGTTTTCATTTCTATAAaacctttaatttcttttaattgatGCAAAACGTGTTCCTGCTTTGTATACCACCGTTTCTTGTGCCTTTGGTGCCTTCACCTCCTGCTGcagttctgtttgtttgttccaCCCACTTGTTGGATGGATGAGGTAAACTAATGGATATTTGCTGTTGGGAACTGCCAGAACCCTTAGGGAGTGATAAGGACCTGGACAGTCTCAGTCAGGCTCGCTGACAGTCTGCCTGtacagagctgtgtgtgtgcagtgtcTGATGCTGTTCTGCAGACCTCGAGAGAGAGCTCTGGAAAAATGGCCATGAAAAACTTCCATTTTTTGGGAGTAGCTGCCTGTGCTCTAAGTGGCCTTTCAAGGAATTTAATGGGTTTTAAGCTGCCTTTATGCAAAATGAAGATGGAATAACTCAATCTCGCTGTTGCAAATTCGAAAGTAGctactttctttttaaaaataggatCAGAAAGCCAAAGGTGGAAAATTTACTATTTTCATTGCAAGCTGAAGCTTTCTGTGGTGGAGGGTTTGAAGCACTGACTGCTGCAATCCCACGATGGCTGTGAAAccttttgtcttttatttttttgttcgCAGTCAAGCTGCAGCTTCAGGCGGAGGAGCGAGGAGTGGTGTCCATCAAAGGTGTCAGTGCCAATCGCTTCCTGGCCATGAAGGAGGATGGCAGACTGCTGGCCCTGGTAAGCAGCACGTGCCTGATGTCTCTGTGTTGCTGTGTCCTGCCCTTGCTCTGTGCGGGGTCTTTCTTCCTGCAGGACTTACTCAGCTGCTCGGTGTGGGATTGATCAGGAGAAATGAGCTCTGCACAGCTTCTGCCAGTTACTTGAAATAGGGATTAGGAGGATTTGGGTATTTCTGCCCTACCTAGGAGCTGCAAAATTTAACAGGAATGGCTTGTCTGAGGGAAAAAATCACAGTGATCAGgaaattataaaaacaaatgaagagTAAAGTGTCTGCCTTTTTACCCTCAGGagtaattttttcctctttcacttACTTGGACATAAAGTGATTTTAAAAGACCTCTTTGAAGGGGAAAGTAAAgccaatttctttttaaaaattacgtTCATGGCACTAATCtgtataaattattttctcattttcctctttGTAGAGACTCAAGCTTTTTTGGGCACTTGTATTTCCTAACTAGAAAACTGGCAAGAGAAGTATTTTTGCAAATGCGatgataaaattttaaaagttataaATGTGGGTAAATTAAGCTGCTCTCTAGTGAGACTAGTTTTAGTTTAAACTCTTATGTATTTTACTGGTATCAGCTGAATTTTTAATTGTGTTTTAAAGCCAGTGTGTGCAGCAGACTCAGAGAGTTAATGTCTCTCTGAGCCAAATGATAAATTTTGCTTTAAGAGATGCAGTTACATTAATTTTGCTTACGAGACCTAGACACTGTAAATGCTTCATCCACATTTATATCCTTCAGTGCCTGGTGAAGCATCTGGTGAAACACCAGGGCATCCACCTTGCCAGAATTTTGGTTTGCAACAGCCCCTGGTGCTTTGTGTATTCACACAGCCCCATTCAGCCTCTGTGCAAGTCTGCTCTGTGGCCGTGGCTAGCAATGTGCATTCCTAACCCTGGCTGAACTGCAGCTGATGAAAGACCTATGCCAGGGGATGTAGAAATTTTTTTTGattctcctcctctgcctccatGAAATGAGACTGAAAGTAGTTTTACAGGAGCAGGACTCCCCAGGGTGCTCCTCAGTTCTGGCTCCAGGGAGTTTTGTGTGGGCTCGGGAATGCAGTTAAAGAACCTGCTTCAAGTTACTTGGATATTGTGTGACAGCTCAGTTGAAGAAAATGTGAGGAGTTGCACACTGTGCTATTCTTGAGTTAAGTATAATTGGGAATTTCCTGTGATGCTGGTGCGGTGGCATTCGGCTTCCCATTCTAATAGCACTCCTTACCCTGAGTGACTGACGGGAATGGTCAAAATAGGGCGTTTAGCACCGTTTGTGAAATGATAAACATAAACACAGGAGTGTGTTTATATTTGGGATTTCTGACCTGCTGCTGCACGGTGGGTTTGGTTGTAGAATATGCTTTCCTTGCAGCAGTTTTTGTTTGCTTAGTTCCTGTAAGGCAAAATGCTTGTAAAGTATCGTCTAGCCATTCGGAATTACTCTCTCAGAATATGTAAAGTTGGCTTTGTACTTCCCACTTGAGCTTGTAAAACTCTTCTTTGCTGTTGTTTCTGGAAATGGGTATTATTTGAATCATGTTTGCTGCACGCAACATTGTTGTTATTCATAGGTGGAAACTCTTCTCTTTAAGACTTTTCTCCAACCAGCCGAACAAACGCTGCTGCAATTCCCTGCCTGTTTTCTGTAGCACTGGCAATGTTTTTCCATGAGGATTTCTACGCTGTGACTTCCAGCAGTCTGTGGCTGGCTGTGCCTTTACCATTTTCTGCCTCCAAACACATTCAAGAAACTGCTTCTAATTGCCAGCGTCTCTTGTTCATTTAGAGCAGGGCTGTTTCACGAGAGCTCGCGAAGAGCGTACGCTGGAAATGTCTGTGGTGAACTGCACATGGGGAAACACTGCTgaaatttctttcaaaacatTATGGAACTTTAATTTCTAAACACATAATTTAGTCCTCTAATCAGTCACTCAAGTACTACTCTGTCCTTTTTAATATCTGGGGTGTTTAATTACTTTTCAGTGTCCAGGATCAATTTGTGTAGTGTCCTTGTTTTACAAATAAATTAGTGTTTTTGGAATTATGTTTGCAAATTCTTATTCAGGCCTGTTTTTCATCTTGTTGGATGTTTTTGTAATTACTTGTTGAGACATGCTGCGGGGCTTTGCAGGATGATTTATTGCACAGCCCGTGGACCACTGCTCACCCTGGTGACCTGCGTGGGGGTGCAGTGGTTCTTGTCTGGAAATCTGGATGATGCAGCTTTTAACGGAGCATTTCCATGTTCTTACTAACAGAATCAGTCATGGGGGAGACGTGATCTCTACCACTGGAGGAAATGGCTGGTTGTGAATGCAGATAGTCAAAACCTCCCCTTGGAAAATGCTCTTTTAACTGAAAATACTTATGCAGAAATGCATCTGTTCCAGCAgatttttgatgaaaaaatggaaacatttccCATCTGATATGGCTTATTTTGACTTTCCAGATTAATTATAAGAATGAAGAACTTTCACTTTATGGAATGAAATGTGATTATTTATATAATGAAGAAATTTCCCAAACTTCCCATGAAAGGAAGGATTTTGACAAACTTGTATTTTATGATAAATAATTTGTTATTTAAGGATATGACCTGTTCATTCTGTCATGCTTACTTGGTTTTGCTGTGATCAGCCAGGTTTTGCCAGACTTGAAGAACTTGACTCAAAGGGAAATTCTTGTCTTTTGATGTTATGGATTCAAATTGTTCTCAAAGAATGTTTGTGAGAATAACCTGCATTTAGTTTGAACAGAGTTCAGGTGTTTCATGAGGTGCTGAGAAAGCTTCTACTGCCAGATCTGCACTCTGTCAGGATGCAGCCTGGACTTTCAGTGtatctgaaaggaaaaacaaagataTCTAGGTGCTGAGACTGACAGTGCAGTGGCTGGCATCCTGCTCTTGCTAGACAGCAGTCCAGCTCCTGAAATGTCACCTCTGGGGGATGTTAAGGAATACACAGTTCATGAAGCCTGAGCTGTCATTTGTCACCTTAATGATGGGGTTTATGTCAAAATGTTTACATTGGCAATGGACTGGAGGAAAGCACTGATGTCGCATATGCTTTGGGGAGAAGTAaggacttttcttttttcacccTTTTTTGATGTGCCTCTGCCTGAATTTCCAGTGTGGGCAATTGTACTGAATTGTCTATATTCTGCTTAAAGGTTTTGTTCTTAAAGGCTTCTTTATACTGATCAGAACAAAGAATTACACagtaattaaaaggaaattaaaagctGCTTAATCTGTGTTAGAGACAATAAATGAACCATGGGTAAAAACCTCTTATTGTAAGTGTTTTTAACAATATTTTCACAGTAAGTATCTTTCTTCAGTTGTGAAATAGTTAATCTGTATTTCTTAAAACCAAAGGTACTGCTCACATTCTTGCTAAATTAGTCCCCTGAATGTGAAGAATTGATTTGTGGTGCTACACCAGTaatgctttctcttttcccttttagAAATACGCAACAGAAGAATGTTTCTTCTTTGAACGTTTGGAATCCAATAACTACAACACTTACCGGTCACGGAAATACTCGGATTGGTACGTGGCACTGAAAAGAACTGGACAGTACAAACCTGGACCAAAAACTGGACCTGGACAGAAAGCTATCCTTTTCCTTCCCATGTCTGCTAAAAGCTGACTTCCATGGCAGATTGTGAGCACCAATGCGACACAGCACTAAAGATGTCGTCTTCCTTACTCCTCTCCAAAGTAGCCAAATATAAGCAATTATTTGCTGATATTATAACTACTTTTGCAAATGCCAGATTAAACCATGAATGTTCCATACTGTCTTTATATTGCTCTTTAAAGCTATTGTGCCAGTGTGTGTGGAGGTAAAATGACTTGCTGAATATATTTTCAGGATCAGTAacacttttgttttcttctaggTACCTATGCATTTTATTTACCTTGTGCTTGCTTTATGGAGTAGAGAAGAAGAAACCTGATGCACACTCATAGCAATAAttacctttaaaaataatttatatcttAGCTTATTAGAGAATAATTATGTTCTAATAATTACCTAAAAAGAAGTCCACAGATAACTCTAATATGCAACACTGCAATAGTTCTAAATTATTACTATAAGGAAATGTGAAATGTATTGCTATCATGTCATGTTTCTGTAGGACTCGGGCAGCTCCCTGTGGTAGAGCTTGTAGAACAGGCCTGTGTAGACAGCCGGGAACTCCCTCATGGTTATGTCAATCCTATCAAACCCTTCCCGGTACCCGAACAGTAAGAGCTTGGCCACGTTGCTGGTGATGGGTGTGGCGTTTTCCGTCCTggccagctcctccaggtccaTCCACTCGCACCGGAGGCACTCGTGCTGGCAGAAGCTGATGCGGAAGGAGGAGGGCTCCATGCGGCAGATGATGTACATGTCCGACTTCCCAAAGGCCCCAGGGTGCTTGTGTTGCTGCCTGATGCTTAGGATGGACTTGAACTCTGACTTGATGCCAGTCTCTTCAAAAACCTCTCGAACTGCTGTGTCTCCTGGGTGGAAAGAGCAATCCTTGCAATACATCTGAGAGTAACTTAGCGTTCCTTAAACCTTTTGGAAAGGTGGAAAGCCTCTTACTCAGCATGTTCTCTATTCTGCTTCATAAGAATGTAGGTCTCTTTTTCCAAGACAAGGATAAGCTAATTTTTTGCTTCCCAAAGAACAGTAATTGCTGTGTGCCTTTCCTGTGTGTATCCTACAGAATTACTTTGGTAATGCTGTGCAGGGTGTGGTTTGTAATGGACACTGATGGCTGCTGGCTCCACTGAGCCATTAACCTAAGACAGCACTGCACTGTCTTTGCAGTCCTTTGGATCGCCATCCCTCTccttgcccctgcccagctgcaccTGTACTGATTGATGTCAGATCTCTGCACCTGATCAGTTTCACTGCACTCACCCCCGGGTAACAAAATGGGTAAAACTTCTCAGAAAGTGAAAGTTGGTGCTTGGTCCTTTTCAAGATGTACCGTAAGAGTCAGGTGACATTTCAAATATGCCACAGCACCAGTGCAGCACAGAGCTTGCCCTTGCAAGAAACATGCTGCATCTGTGCTGCATGTGTGCATTCTCTGTGCCCCAGCCAGAGTGAGACCAGTGCTAACATTCCTCACCACAAACGCAGCAGGAACCTTAAGGGTCTACAAGGTCTGTGTGCTCCAATTACAGCCAGAGAACCACCCATCCATCCAGAACTCCTCCAGAGAGTTTTTCCTTTCAGTAACAAATTGAAGAGTCCCTAAGAAGTTTTTTAATATTCCACTGATTTCCCCAAAGTCTGCAGTTTCCTTGTAGTCAAATTCTACTTGCCTGGGGGTAAGTACTGGTAGGTTAAAGCTGGCTTTTCCCAAATTAATGTAACCTCCTGGTCATCTCTGGTTTGAGTGGTCAATGTACAGAACTGCTGTGCAATGTTACCTGCTCCTGTTAGTTCATTTTCAGTAAGGAATGTGTGCTGGCTTGCTTCCAAAAGCAAATGCATTTGAAAAGACTCGTTGTGATTCACCATCCTGTGGAAGCTTGCATCTTGCCATGTCAGAGGGGAACAAAGCAGATGTTTCAGGGGTAGTTTCAGGTATGGGAAACAGTAACTCCCTGTAACAGGTGGTTTTGTTAGTGGACAAGGGGCTACAGAAGTGACCTTGAGATTGTGAGGAATGCTGAGGCAGGCTGTGGCTAAGAAAATTGCAGTAATGATGGATTTCATTTAAGCTTTGAGCTTTGCTTTTAGATGAAGCGCCACTTCTGTTTCCCTTTTATTtaaatgtgtgtatatatataaatatctaaTGACAATTCAATTAGAAGAAACACTAGGGCTGGAGTTTCAGAAATAGATACAAAAATGTGTGCACTTTGCTTCATCTGCATTATGAAACTATTGGTGTCACTTGCATGAGTCAGTTTGCACTCATTTAAGTAGGCAGCCAAGCATGTTGTCACTTCATGTAACCAAAGGATTTTAAGCAATGTAATTGCAATTTTTAattgtaatttaaaatttagTCCCTTGTTTGACTTGTGTTTTTAAGGTTTAATGTAagaatgaagaaggaaaattaGGCTCTATTATATTTTATGCTTGACTAATTTATATCTTCTTGTAATGTAAGATGTGATGCAGAGAATCGTAGCTTTTATTATTCTGTAGTTTAGAAGTGGCAGGAGGGAAGCTGTAAGACACTTTTCTCCTGTGTGGTTTTCAGTCCAGGCTCCAGCCAAAATGTCACCTGTTAAGTGAGGGATGGCTGCTGTTGTACTCAGTAGCAGTATCACTCTGGGGAGTCCCACTGGAATGCCAGTGCTGGTCATTTGTTGCTCCCTTGAGTGCaaaaatcctgctgctgctggcactagAAGTGAGAAGGAGCCTGGCTAGACAACAGCCATGgcatttgtgtttcttttgaaaaCATGGATCCATTTCACCTTTTTACATTACATTGTCCAGCAAATATTTTGGATTTCCATCACCAGGTTTGACAGAAAGACTTAAAACATGACTCATGAGTTATGAAAACTAAACTCTGCCATATCCTGACAACCAGCACCTTTCTCCATGTATAGAAATAATAACTGGAATACAACCCTACCACACAGTGTTGTAGGGAGTCTGCTAAAACAGCAGGTATTTCTAAGGTGTGGAGCAGTCAGGAAGCCTGGGCTTGACACCCAGCTTAAGAAGTCATGAGCTTATGGATCATGATTTTAAGGGCTCAGAtacaaggaggaaaaaacccagattTCCTCTCTTTATAAACACCCTTGTTCATTTACCTGTGAAGATAAACTGCAGCAATGTTCATCAGCTGTGCTGTGTTGGGAGAGAAATGAGAAGATTCCTCAAACCAGCATTGTTTCCTACCACAGGAGTACTTCCTGTCTCTGCTGGGAGTAGGTACCCACAAGACTGAGGCTCTGCACTTCACCCTGGCCCTGCGCCCAGGAGCTCTTGGTCCAAACTAATCAAGTGAAGGAGGTGGAAGGAAGCAAGTGCATGTATTGGAATGGAAATTTTTGCTCAGTCCATCCCTGAGGTCACTGCCCTGGATTCCAGTGTGAGCCGAGTGCTCCCTGTTTCAGTTTTATTTGGGCTATATATGGATTACCTTAATCCTCTGCACTTCTGGCTCATATTGCAGCATATCTGACCAGCCTACAAAAATTTAGCTGGCCTCAAGCACTCATTTAAAAGAAAGTGTGAAAAAGAGTAAATGCTACAAACACAAAACTTCTTTGTCCTGAACATGCTACCCTGCTACCATTAGGGTCCCAGGATTGTGTCACTCCATCTATTCACCATTAATTCAAGGAAACAATCCATCACAGGAGCAATGTGGGTCATGCTGTATTTCAGTGGTGTTCATGTCTCTATAGTTCAGCTGATGGCTGACCTGTTGTCATAGAACTTACCAATGTCTTCTCCTGGATTAGACAGACCTCCTGGAAATTTCCATGCGTTTATAGTCTGTATTGGAGGAAAAGTCCATTAATGAAGTAGTCAGCCTGTGCTGCACTCTTTAATACGAAGGAGACAATTAAcacataacttttttttttgttgaagtTGCGGTATTGTTATTTACAAATATCAGTAAGTAGGAACTTGTTTGTTCCTGCTGACAGGATGATTAGAGACAGCTACAGTCTGTAAGAACTATGGGAACAAAACACCTACTGATTGAAAATACAAACTGTCTAACAGTCATTAGACAATGTTGCTGCTAGATAGA
This window contains:
- the NUDT6 gene encoding nucleoside diphosphate-linked moiety X motif 6 isoform X2, which gives rise to MAGPWRGLRRARGWAALAGLRAKTDKFGESVSQWRDEGRVAVWLHVPILQSSLVAVAASQGFAFHHAEQGSSTLTLWLGEGPSRLPGFATHQLGVAGAVLDESTGKVLVVQDRNKTINAWKFPGGLSNPGEDIGDTAVREVFEETGIKSEFKSILSIRQQHKHPGAFGKSDMYIICRMEPSSFRISFCQHECLRCEWMDLEELARTENATPITSNVAKLLLFGYREGFDRIDITMREFPAVYTGLFYKLYHRELPESYRNMT
- the NUDT6 gene encoding nucleoside diphosphate-linked moiety X motif 6 isoform X1, with product MAGPWRGLRRARGWAALAGLRAKTDKFGGVSVDLGELRGSPRLERAAFGRWLRESVSQWRDEGRVAVWLHVPILQSSLVAVAASQGFAFHHAEQGSSTLTLWLGEGPSRLPGFATHQLGVAGAVLDESTGKVLVVQDRNKTINAWKFPGGLSNPGEDIGDTAVREVFEETGIKSEFKSILSIRQQHKHPGAFGKSDMYIICRMEPSSFRISFCQHECLRCEWMDLEELARTENATPITSNVAKLLLFGYREGFDRIDITMREFPAVYTGLFYKLYHRELPESYRNMT